From Rhodanobacteraceae bacterium, the proteins below share one genomic window:
- a CDS encoding Iron-sulfur cluster insertion protein ErpA, giving the protein MNDISTSTEPALRISDAALGRVRELIAEEGNPALKLRVFIEGGGCSGFQYGFSFDEARAEDDYVLDRGGVEFLVDPLSMQYLEGAEVDYVEELSGAQFVIHNPNAKTTCGCGSSFTA; this is encoded by the coding sequence ATGAACGACATTTCCACTTCCACTGAACCCGCACTCCGGATTTCCGACGCCGCGCTCGGGCGCGTGCGCGAGCTGATCGCCGAGGAAGGCAATCCGGCGTTGAAGCTGCGCGTGTTCATCGAAGGCGGCGGCTGTTCGGGTTTCCAGTATGGGTTCAGCTTCGACGAAGCGCGCGCCGAGGACGACTACGTGCTCGATCGCGGCGGCGTGGAATTCCTGGTCGACCCGCTGAGCATGCAATACCTCGAAGGCGCAGAAGTCGATTACGTCGAAGAATTGTCGGGCGCGCAGTTCGTGATCCACAACCCGAACGCGAAGACGACGTGCGGTTGCGGC